The Pseudorasbora parva isolate DD20220531a chromosome 16, ASM2467924v1, whole genome shotgun sequence genome includes a region encoding these proteins:
- the LOC137043277 gene encoding extracellular calcium-sensing receptor-like, whose amino-acid sequence MLFFLYILLFFIQVQAKAEKPLCRMMGDPKYPLLSKDGDVTIGALFPIRSIETQPSFEFTIKPPLLSCSSVNLRDFRMAQTMTFAIYEINKSQTLLPNVSIGYRIYDTCGSRLSSMSATISLMNGQKFASEDICNGQSPIHAIIGETESSATVILSRTTGPFKIPVISHSATCECLSNRGNYPSFFRTIASDYHQSRALAYIIKHFGWSWVGAVHSDNDYGNNGMAIFLNTAQDEGICVEYSVKFYRTEPEKLRQAVETIKNSTAKVVVAFLTSFEMENLLEQLSTNNITDLQMIGVEAWITAKSLITPSSFLVLGGSLGFAVRKIDIEGFSDYVIKSFWDTDFPCLQVERNVSQFALSCNLYQDLLLLKKDNEDVPEQRYASNVYKAVYAVAHSLHSLLKCKEKEGCEKDLKIQPQQVVEALKRVNFTVKMGDRVWFDSTGAAVAQYEVVNWQQDSDGSVQFKPVGYYDASLTPHQRFVLNTENIIWAGGKREKPRSVCSESCPPGTRKAAQKGRPVCCYDCIPCADGEISNETDSNNCKQCPGEYWSNAEKNKCVLKAVEFLSFTEVMGIVLVFFSLLGVGLTVLVAILFYSKKDTPIVKANNSELSFLLLFSLTLCFLCSLTFIGRPTEWSCMLRHTAFGITFVLCISCVLGKTLVVLMAFKATLPGSNVMKWFGPVQQRLSVLAFALIQVLICVLWLTMSPPFPYKNMKYYKEKIILECSLGSTLGFSAVLVYIGLLAVLCFILAFLARTLPDNFNEAKFITFSMIIFCAVWITFIPSYVSSPGKFTVAVEIFAILASSFGLLFCIFAPKCYIILLKPEQNTKQHMMGKVSSKSY is encoded by the exons ATGCTTTTCTTTCTTTACATACTTCTGTTTTTCATTCAAGTTCAGGCAAAAGCAGAAAAGCCTCTTTGTCGAATGATGGGAGACCCAAAGTACCCTCTGCTTTCAAAGGATGGAGATGTAACTATTGGAGCACTTTTTCCAATCCGAAGCATAGAAACACAACCTTCATTTGAGTTTACAATAAAACCTCCTCTGCTATCATGCTCCAG tgtaaatctAAGAGATTTCCGGATGGCACAGACCATGACCTTTGCCATTTATGAGATTAACAAAAGTCAAACTTTGCTTCCAAATGTTTCAATTGGTTATAGAATTTATGATACCTGTGGATCAAGACTGTCTTCTATGAGTGCAACTATATCATTaatgaatggtcaaaaatttgCATCCGAGGACATATGCAATGGACAGTCTCCTATACATGCTATCATAGGAGAAACAGAGTCTTCTGCCACAGTGATTCTATCCAGAACTACAGGACCTTTTAAAATTCCAGTG atAAGTCACTCAGCCACATGTGAATGTCTCAGTAACAGAGGAAATTACCCTTCTTTCTTCAGGACTATTGCTAGTGATTACCACCAGAGCAGAGCACTTGCATACATAATCAAGCACTTTGGCTGGTCTTGGGTAGGAGCTGTGCACAGTGATAATGACTATGGAAATAATGGAATGGCAATATTTCTGAATACAGCACAAGACGAGGGGATCTGTGTGGAGTACTCTGTGAAATTTTACCGAACAGAGCCTGAAAAACTTCGCCAAGCGGTGGAGACAATTAAAAATAGCACTGCCAAAGTGGTTGTTGCATTTCTTACTAGTTTTGAAATGGAAAATTTGCTTGAGCAGCTAAGTACTAACAATATTACAGATCTCCAAATGATTGGTGTGGAGGCATGGATAACTGCAAAGAGTTTGATCACTCCAAGCAGTTTTCTTGTTTTGGGAGGGTCACTGGGGTTTGCAGTGAGAAAAATTGACATTGAAGGTTTTTCTGATTATGTTATAAAATCATTCTGGGACACAGATTTTCCATGCTTGCAGGTTGAGAGAAATGTATCTCAGTTTGCATTAAGTTGCAACCTATATCAGGATCTGCTTTTGCTGAAAAAGGACAATGAAGATGTGCCTGAACAAAGATATGCAAGCAATGTCTACAAAGCAGTTTATGCTGTGGCTCATTCACTACATAGTCTGCTCAAGTGTAAAGAAAAGGAAGGTTGTGAAAAAGACCTGAAAATACAACCTCAGCAG GTTGTAGAGGCTCTAAAAAGGGTCAATTTCACTGTAAAGATGGGAGATCGTGTTTGGTTTGACAGCACTGGTGCCGCAGTAGCTCAATATGAAGTTGTAAACTGGCAGCAGGACTCAGATGGATCAGTCCAGTTTAAACCAGTGGGATATTATGATGCCTCGTTAACCCCTCACCAACGCTTTGTGCTTAACACTGAAAACATAATCTGGGCTGGAGGAAAGAGGGAG AAGCCAAGGTCTGTGTGTAGTGAAAGTTGTCCTCCAGGCACTAGGAAGGCTGCACAGAAAGGAAGGCCAGTCTGCTGTTATGACTGTATTCCCTGTGCAGATGGAGAAATCAGTAATGAGACAG ATTCAAATAACTGCAAGCAGTGTCCAGGGGAATACTGGTCTAATGCtgagaaaaataaatgtgtgttaaagGCTGTAGAGTTTCTGTCATTCACAGAAGTTATGGGTATAGTGCTAGTCTTTTTCTCACTGTTAGGAGTAGGATTAACTGTGCTGGTGGCCATCCTGTTTTACAGCAAGAAGGACACCCCCATAGTAAAAGCCAACAACTCAGAGCTGAGCTTCCTGCTGCTCTTCTCATTGACTCTGTGTTTCCTCTGTTCACTTACTTTCATTGGTCGTCCTACTGAGTGGTCCTGTATGTTGCGTCACACAGCGTTTGGGATCACGTTTGTCCTCTGTATCTCCTGTGTTCTGGGGAAAACGTTAGTTGTGTTAATGGCCTTCAAGGCTACACTTCCAGGAAGTAATGTCATGAAATGGTTTGGGCCTGTACAACAACGACTCAGTGTTCTTGCCTTTGCTCTTATACAGGTTCTAATTTGTGTGCTTTGGCTAACAATGTCTCCTCCATTTCcctataaaaatatgaaatattataaGGAAAAAATCATTCTTGAGTGCAGTCTGGGATCTACTTTAGGTTTCTCTGCTGTTCTGGTTTATATTGGTCTATTGGCTGTATTGTGCTTCATTTTAGCTTTTTTGGCTCGCACATTGCCTGATAACTTCAATGAGGCTAAATTCATAACATTCAGCATGATCATATTCTGTGCAGTATGGATAACGTTTATCCCTTCTTATGTTAGTTCTCCTGGGAAATTTACTGTAGCTGTTGAGATATTTGCCATTTTAGCCTCAAGCTTTGGTTTACTATTCTGCATTTTTGCCCCTAAATGTTATATCATCCTGCTTAAGCCTgaacaaaatacaaaacagcATATGATGGGAAAGGTTTCATCAAAATCATACTGA